The Raphanus sativus cultivar WK10039 chromosome 2, ASM80110v3, whole genome shotgun sequence DNA segment atattataaaccttataaattattttacaaaccATATAAATTATCTTATAATTCTTTCTAAGgattataaactcttataaatgatttttttttgtcatctactcttataaatgatttaaagacCTTCTAactgattttcttataaacatttataaacggTTATAGACTTTATAAACTtctttataaggttttataaatgatttataaactcttacaaataatttataaacatttataaatgatttatgaactttataaatgatttacaaactttataaactGTTTTGTTATTGAAGCTATATAACTCAGATTGAACATGTAAAGTGTACAAAAGTCTCAAATAgtgtagaagaaaaaaaagtagaaaattGTATCCTCATGAACACAAACGGCCTCTCTTTTCCTAAGTAACGATCTCTCACTTCAAAAGGGAAAATACAACAATACACAAACTTGAGCTGTCGTGAAAACctacaaatatattaaagaagTTGAAGATAAAGACTTGATGCAATGTTAATAAATAGTTCAAGATTTAAGAGATTACCTCTCCTCAGATTGTAGTATTCTTTTTCTTAGACTTTGAACTCGTGGACGTGGAACCATTTCGTGGATGACCAATTGTTTCCTTTCACCACTGGACATCCATctgaaaatcaaaaacaaaggATATTGAAGTTTAGAGACACTGATATTATTGTTACTCTAAGTGAAAGAAAAAGCGAGTTTTTTTTGTGGTGGTTGAATCTCTTCAGCGTTCAAACTGGAAGGGTCTAGAGAAGCATCATGCCTCATGTTCCAGAAAAGTAAAGCATCTCTCTTCTTTGGTAGAACATGGAGTCCTTCTTTCCCACATTTCGATAGCTCGTTCCACCATTGGACTGCACTAATGTTTCCTTTCGCAGCAGGGAACACTGTCTCGCCACCGTCATCAACATCCGAGCTAAAGTATTTGTCCAAAAGAAGATTTAAGAAATAAAGCATAAAGAAATTTGTcagagtaaaaaaaattatgttttggttactTACAGGTACATAAGTACAGTAGCTATACGTTGTCCACCGTTCTTGGTGTTGAACTCATCTAAGAAATAATCATAGTGAGGCTCATACTTCTGCCCAACTTGGTAGTGAAGAACTTGAAACTTTACGACTTCGAAACTCTCTCTGTTCTGTTCTGGTGATAACAGCTGAGCATGACTTTCAATAAATAGAAATCTGGTTCAGGAATTTGATCGAACACCAAGCGTGCGTCTTTAGTATACCCAAAGGCTCCATATAAACTTACGAGCTTTGTTGCACGAGAGATGTCAGACATGAGTCCATTCCTAGTTAAGATCGTGTGAGCTTTCCGCAGTGAATCGATGCTCTTGCACTTGCTTAAGAGGTGGAGGCTCGGGATCGATGCGGCGTAATGCAGAGAGGTCATGGACTCATCATGGACGCGTCTCTGTTAAAACGTCGTAGCGGTACGAGAAGTCGATTGAGTTTGAGCTGGTCGGCGAGCACGGCGAGATTCGCGAGTCCTCCCGAGTAACCGAGTAAATGGAGGAAGAGGAGGCATCATCGACGGCGCTGGAGGAAGTCGAGAAGCGGAGGGATTGAATCAGAGGATGATTTGGAAGAAAGTTAGGTTTTAGGTTAGGGTTACTTTAGTCATTTACTCATTCATAAATAtggtatttatgaaaatgtccATTGACTAGTGGTAAAGTTGAATAATGGTACTAAAGAaagtgtaaaaataaaatttccccttaatagtttagatatttaataaatttctgAAAGAtgatccaaattaaaaaaaaaatcacatatgaAATAAAGCAtgacttatgttttaatagataAGATTATATCTCATTTAAAATAGACAAAagtgattgttttgatttatttacaaaaaaataaatgtaaataaataaaaattattattttaattatgtacgTAAGTTACAGAATTTAAATCATTCAATATATTATCCATTatatctaaaacaaaaataaataataatatgtaaaaagatttgtatatactccctccgtttcttaaagagtgtcgttgtgacatttttcacacagattaagaaagttgttgaaatatatgtaagttgtaattaattatacctctttgaccaatagtattttagataaataaaattatttataaaatcaatgcagtttgcaattaattttcagctgaaagttagtataatttacattggaattgtaaagtgacactctttgtgtaacaagaaaatgagttcagagtgacacttattatgaaacagagggagtataattttTACTCCGGTGCATGGCACAGATCTTAAACTAGTATgttcttttataataaaaatgctatttttctatttgtatAAAATGCTATATTTACTTCTATATAGAGGGAACtataaaatgacaaataaaTACAGAGAAAagtataaatagaaatatataacaCCCAtctattatagaaaatatattgaaGGAAAACCTCATCTCTATTTAAGAATTTCTCTATCATAGAAGTAAAAATAGATGTGGTTCTTAGTTTCATAACTTTTTTGCACAAGAAAGCAATATACTTTAGACcatattcaatatatttttctattttttctttaaaatataatatctcTATAGTACATGTATAATAAACTCCAATAtgtttatttaagaaaatatccctctaaatatagagtaaaatagataaaataatacTCTTCTAAATATCaagttaaaaatagaaaatttcgTTCTAATGGAAAAAGTAGAACTGGGTTGAAAcagatttgttctcatctctgCTACTGCATGGTTCCGTTATGCAAGAACTAGCTatcacaaaattaaatatataaatgagttaaatacacttttaaaatttgaaatatatatcttattaaaataaaagtacaaaatataacatatatattttaaattgttttgttaGAGTTTTACATTTTCTTCACTCATCTAACTACTTCATTAATTGTGTAAACcagaataatttgaaaaatatttattaaccaATTTgttcatttttcttgtttttttattacaacattTATATCTAAGATAACATTTACTCCAAGATTTCAtcattaattttcttttgtcatttaAACAAGCATAAAACTTATCTAACTTGCTATtctaactaaataatatttcgattactaactaaaattttaatatattaattaaactaataaacaatttgttattttaactaattaaaactatatttaaataaattatacacCTTTTTCTAATGTCAAACAGTTATTTTTTTACTCAAAGTTGAAGTGGTCTAAATAACCGGATCGgaataaaaaaaccaaaaagGATGTTGCCGTCTAGCTAAAAGATCAGAAACTTCATTTGGTcattaaaaaagaatttatagaaaatgatgttatagatttttgtttgtatttaaaagattgatgtttaaattttgattaatattattttaaattaaataaaactgaaatataaaaatataagtggTTAAATACtcctatttattaaatgagtaGTTACTTTTGCTTACATGACGATCATTAGTGAGATTTCagaaaattgttataatttgattagtcgttgattttatatttattacttattttaattagatctaAAAATTTATGGTAAGTCTAAGATCATTTAATATCACTTGCAGAAATAATCTaaagaatattacaaataaaaacttatggtaactaattttcaaattatggAAAGACTAATAATGTTTGATttcttattataatatttatacactatataatataaaaaacgaaattttttaaatattataaaatcctCACATGTTTTAGAAATCATTAATAATTTGTTTAGTCGAtgattcttaatttttatttattttaattagatctaaaaagaaaagataagtCTATAACCAATTAATACAACTAATCGttgaaattgtcaaaaaaataataactaatcGTTGAAATTGTGaaattatcaaaaagaaaaaatatggtAACTAATCATTGAAATTGTCAAAAAGTAATAATGTTGatcaattttgatatttataaaatacataaaatagtaaactaaaaaGAGTTTATATAAACTGTTATAATgcttttatattcttatataaaacaTTCTAtctgtatataaattattattataaaaatttacgtctaataaatttcatacatgctttataaatcatttacaaaaattataaatacatttataaaattatttatcttgGCTTatcatatgttttaaattattgtaaGGGGTTGTAAGTCACTTATACAtgcttataaattaatttataaaatctattttagaaTCTCAtccccctatatattaattgagaagtcactttagtgacTCCTGCTGACGTGTCATTCATACAGACTCtttgacaaaaatatttataatttcattggtCAAAATTCtttttctcatttatttttaattaataccaAACATTAATAACTTATCTTGTTTTGAATACAGATTACTtgcaagttgatatcatatttattatgTTGCTTTAATGTAATTTACATTAATGATTCTAATTAGTTAATTGGTGATATTAATAATTTACCTTATCTTGAATACATATCATACTAATTGCAAACCATTTTatgaaatatagttttaatatctttaaaaaaatttaatatctttctTTAAATTGATATCATATTCGCTTCTGTAGAAATTATAGTAAAGAatcatgaaacatcattgaaaTGGTTTTCGTTGATAAAAAAGTAATGATATTACTAACTTTTTGCAATTCGgaatcatcttttatttttattgtaatcaACTAATATTTACAATTGTAATAATGTTTCATAACTATTTACAGTGTCGTCCCTAAAATTATAGTGGCTTAAAGCATTTTAGTTAAATGTGGCCTTATAATGTACACAACTGTTGATGATTATTGGACAAGTACACTGCACACATCGTTTCAAAAATAGTTTctatcaaacaattttttttgcaaaagttGATGATTTTCCAAATGAAGAtcctaaaaaatattttgaggATTACAATAATATTAGGTATTTTTCTATGTCATgcacataaataattttttttgttaaacatcAGAATAGATTTCTGGTATCCCAAAAGGTTTTGATCCCAAAAGGTGACTTTAAGCTTGACCTATTTTTCCTTATTAGATATCTTAAccttatgtttttatttatacataatttatctCATTATTAAAAACATCCGCCTCTATCCATCCGTATAGGGTGTGGACCAGTCACctcatatttattaaatataaaaacaaaacaaagtgtAGCAAagacttaaaaatatttattgtttattatttttttttgtcaacatttatttattgtttattaatgtgtgtaaaaacttaaaacattagtactccctctgtttcataataagtgtcactttgagctcattttcttgttacacaaagagtgtcactttacaattccaatgtaatttatactaactttcagctgaaaattaattgcaaactgcattgattttatgaataattttatttatctaaaatactattggtcaaagaggtataattaattacaatttacatatatttcaacaattttcttaatctgtgtgaaaaatgtcacaacgacactctttaagaaacggagagagtattatttttttaaaaaatacgaAAAGCGGGTAAGTAAAGAACGCAAGAATCTTAGTAAAAGAAACAGGGAGCTATAAATGCTCTTAATGACAGAATAATAACTACAGAAAGCAATTGAAAACATTTGGACCATTCACATTAATCGAGACTATTAACATATACTGATTGCTATGTGATACTAATTATTCATAATGGTCCCCTCTGAGTTTTATGTTTAAAGAAAGCAATACTGGTCTAATGACTTTATGCTTGCTTTAACATGGATTTCATAGTATTGTTTAAAATGGTTGATAGAGTGTATTTATctgacatttttatatttttaatcaatataattttagaaaGCTTCTTAACAAcgaaattttaaatcttatttgGTGTATTTTCGGTATAAAACTTGCTTACTGAAACAAAAAGTTAGTCTACCAAATTTTGATAACCCCACGAAAAGCCATAATAGTCTACATCAAGCTACTATGATAAAGTTGCCGTTTTGGATGATTTCATTCACTAAAATAAACGACTTCATTAGGAAGCCTAAAATGATGATAATGACAAACAAAAACTGCGATCAGGAAAAGAGAAAACCGACTTTTTACTAGTATTTAATCCCAGGCTCACATTGTATAATCAAATCGGCGTGCACGTGGATCCTCATGTTTTATAAATCATAGTTGTTCATTGAATAAACATACTTTATGATATCAAATCCAGCCTGCCATTCTCTTAATGGCACATGGTTTGTGATTCGATATGTAGGATACGCATTGGAGATGTATTGTTTTCAACTCCTTTCATGTAATGACAATACATATTAAGCCCTGATTTAAATTGTACCATGtgcagttatatatttatatagtttgttggaaaaattgccaaaaaagaacaaatattCGGTATGGTTATCCATATAGTATAAAACTTTcatttaattttccttttagtataatttttttataatcccaAAATCAcctttgattaatctaattaaacaaattaaactaattgatttttttttgaaaattaactaaaacgttttaaaaagagaaaacaaaaataaactttaaaaaagtttttaataaaaataaaattcgtaaaatttataaaataaaaataatttacaaaacttttttagtaaaaaacattaaataaaatttataaaaaagcgttttacaaatttttatttttgtaaaaagtttaaaacggttttgataaaactttaataaataatatttttaaactttataaaaataaaaataaaactttacaaaaggtttttaataaaaactttaaacaaactttataaaaaatattttacaaaattttatttttataaaaagtttaaaacgtttgtaaactttttaattttatcaactttttgataagaataaaactttttaaagttttaataaaatttttaaaaagtaaactttgtaaactttataaaaataaaaataaaaatttgcaaaaagtcttaaataaactttataaaaatgtttacaaagtcttttttatataaagattaaaacatttgtaaatgttttagttttattgaacttaaaaaaaaaatataacaagagtttgtgaaaatcaCAAGATAAATTATGGAGATATCATAGagaaaaaatgcaaaatcatttttcacaagtaaaatcgaccataacacgttttaggaagttataatatttttaggagattttttagaatatttcattaactaaattttcattaattttcgcaaaaaaatCAGGCATTCTTATCCGTAGAAGAcgtcttctaaaagtttagaagaatTATAAAAATCCTGAAAAAACGTTATAGGGGAaatttttcgtttcaaaataagtgtctttttagaatttcaatgtaaaatttattaaaaaggttttctattttatttttctgttgttGAAATGTGGTTAAATATATAggtatttgtgttttattttggaaatatacaaaatcatatgtttttttagtTTGTGAGCATAAACCTAGAatgacaattaaaatgaaacggagagaatataaattgttattaattacacttcgctaatcaataatattttagataaataaaattatttataaaatcaatgcagtttgtaattatttaagtgaaaataaatataatttgcattagAATTGTAAAacgacatttttttttgtaataacaaaaattgttataatgatttttatttgacGATATTATCCACTAAATCACTTTTATACTATGCATTATTATATGTttgtcaaaaatatttataattaccaAGTAAACAATGGAAGTAAAACTGTACGCTGAAGTGGCAGGATggcatttatattttaaatcaaatactccctccgtttcttaaagagtgttgttgtgacatttttcatacagattaagaaagttgttgaaatatatgtaagttgtaattaattatacctctttgactaatagtattttagataaataaaattatttataaaatcaatgcagtttgcaattaattttcagctgaaagttagtataacttacattagaattgtaaagtgacactctttgtgtaacaagaaaatgagttcaGAGTGATCTTTATTATGAAAGAGAGGGAGtatgaattttatgtttttaattatggaGACATCGTAACAATAAAAGAAGACAATTATTAACCATTAGTTATATTGGGAGAATCCTCAGAGGTATATCCTCAAAATCAATCAATTGATGGCGTAACTAGATTCTCATCAAATTAATTAGTACttcctccgtttcttaaagagtgtcgttgtgacatttttcacacagattaagaaagttgttgaaatatatgtaagttgtaattaattatacctctttgaccaatagtattttagataaataaaattatttataaaatcaatgcagtttgcaattaattttcagctgaaagttagtataatttacattggaattgtaaagtgacactctttgtgtaacaagaaaatgagctgagagtgacacttattatgaaacagaaggagtagTTAATAATTTTTGCTATTACAAGCCTATAATTATGTAtacaatctatactattataatataattacacTTCCGGTTTTTTTCCACTAAATGTTCATTGCTTTTAGCATTGACGTCTCCTCCATTAAGGATAACTAGAAATTGACCTGCACGTTCATATAAGTTTTgagttttacttttttataaattgttattttaacttcataattagtattatatttatatatatttcataatataattaattgtataagtatttgaatatttttaggtttCATTACATCACAATTGAACCGAATCAAATAGGATAATAtagttaatttttgttattCGGTTATTGTTAGGCTTCCGTACggatttatttttcaaaaatatgttactatttatctttcatgtcaatattagggctggaaattttttcaaatctgaagaactgAATCGATCCTAATCCGAAAGAGTAGTACAaacgaaattgattaaatatccaaatt contains these protein-coding regions:
- the LOC130508502 gene encoding prolyl 4-hydroxylase 5-like translates to MTSLHYAASIPSLHLLSKCKSIDSLRKAHTILTRNGLMSDISRATKLLLSPEQNRESFEVVKFQVLHYQVGQKYEPHYDYFLDEFNTKNGGQRIATVLMYLSDVDDGGETVFPAAKGNISAVQWWNELSKCGKEGLHVLPKKRDALLFWNMRHDASLDPSNGCPVVKGNNWSSTKWFHVHEFKV